The following proteins are co-located in the uncultured Methanobrevibacter sp. genome:
- a CDS encoding DUF3021 domain-containing protein, producing MKVDLMKRLALGAFVGCFIVMFVMVLISLQDGPQNVSFSGTTIINAFLGSIVVGWGFSLTGLIYEKEDIAFPLQVAFQMGIGMIILFIVAIYLQWMPVNLGISIIIEWIIIACIFAAVFWCGFYIYYYMVARDLNNKLNVKK from the coding sequence ATGAAAGTTGATTTAATGAAAAGGTTGGCATTGGGTGCTTTCGTTGGTTGTTTTATTGTAATGTTTGTCATGGTTTTGATATCTTTACAAGACGGTCCTCAAAATGTAAGCTTTAGCGGTACAACAATTATCAATGCATTTTTAGGATCAATTGTAGTCGGTTGGGGATTTTCTTTGACTGGATTAATTTATGAAAAAGAGGACATTGCATTTCCGCTTCAGGTAGCATTCCAGATGGGTATTGGAATGATTATACTCTTCATTGTTGCTATTTATCTTCAATGGATGCCTGTTAACTTGGGAATCAGCATAATTATTGAATGGATAATAATCGCATGCATATTTGCGGCAGTTTTCTGGTGCGGTTTTTACATATATTATTATATGGTTGCCCGTGATTTGAATAATAAATTAAATGTTAAAAAATAG
- a CDS encoding FmdE family protein has protein sequence MNEKDYDEQLAKAAEFHGHVCGGIAIGTKLAMYGLELLDMPLNERHKNLIVFLEIDRCMSDAVQSVTGCSMGKRTLKQMYYGKFAATFYNQDTGEALRITDADANKKCKDDETKEEMIARFRRAPPEQLFKVDKVKIELGPGDMPGKPYTTAFCSVCGEKVSDGRHKLIGGKPVCKSCADGSYYEIIDE, from the coding sequence ATGAATGAAAAAGATTATGACGAACAATTGGCAAAGGCAGCTGAGTTTCACGGTCATGTCTGCGGTGGAATTGCCATTGGAACCAAACTTGCAATGTACGGTTTGGAATTGCTCGATATGCCTTTAAATGAAAGGCACAAAAATTTGATAGTATTTTTGGAAATCGACAGATGCATGTCTGATGCGGTTCAGTCTGTCACAGGTTGTTCTATGGGTAAAAGAACCTTGAAACAAATGTATTATGGTAAATTCGCAGCAACATTCTATAATCAGGATACAGGTGAGGCTTTAAGAATAACTGATGCTGATGCCAATAAAAAATGCAAGGATGATGAAACCAAAGAGGAAATGATTGCTCGTTTTAGAAGAGCTCCTCCTGAACAATTGTTTAAAGTGGATAAAGTTAAAATCGAGTTGGGTCCTGGAGACATGCCTGGCAAACCATACACTACTGCATTCTGTTCTGTTTGTGGTGAAAAAGTTTCTGATGGTCGCCATAAACTCATTGGTGGAAAACCAGTTTGTAAATCATGTGCTGATGGTTCCTATTACGAAATAATTGATGAATAA